The genomic interval GGACCTCACCACAAACGCGACGACCGTCGAAGAGCTCTTTGAGCAGTTGGACGGAGTCAACGCCACGCTTTCCGCTGCCGCGCTGAACATGGACAAGGACTCCAAGATCCCTCGCGAGGGATTGTCTTTAGACGTGGTGACGCCAAAGATCATCTCCGTGACAGATGCGGGAAAGACGGTCTTTACCCAGATCGCGGCGGCAACTGTCAAGGACGTTCTTGCGGAACGTGGCATCAAGGTTGATAGCGATGACATCGTGACTCCAGCTTTGGACGCACCCGTGACCAAGAACATGGACGTCAAAATCGACCGCGTAGATATCCAAGAAGTCGTTGCCAACGAGCCTTTTGGTGAGCCTGCGAACTACGTTGATGATGCGGAACTTCCGGAGGGGGAAGAAGCCGAAGTTTCTGCGGGAACGCCAGGCGAGCGCACTGTAACCCGCAAAGTGACCAAGGTTAATGGTGAGGAGACCGCCAACGAGGTCATAGATGAAAAGGTCATTACCCCGGCTGTTGCAGCTACCATTAAGCGAGGAACCAAGAAGGCAGCGTCGGCTCCTGCAGTAGCCAACGGTTCTGTGTGGGACCAACTTGCGCAGTGCGAGTCCACCGGTAACTGGGCCATCAATACCGGCAACGGATTCTCTGGCGGGCTTCAGTTCACCGACTCCACGTGGGCCGGTTTTGGCGGCACAGCTTATGCACCGCGAGCACACCTTGCTACCCGCGAACAGCAGATTGCCGTTGCGCAGAAAGTACAGGCTGCTCAAGGTTGGGGCGCATGGCCTGCCTGCACTTCCAAGATGGGTCTGCGCTAAGGTAGAAAAATAGATTTTACAACGTGCACGCCACTGTGCGACTCAACGTCGTCGGTTTAGTCTTCTGGTTATAAGAAGCACGAACCGGCGGCGTTGGTGCGTTTTCACTGGCGCGTTTTAGTAGCAAGGGCATGCCTTGCATACAGGGAGTATTTTCCTGTGACCAGACATTGGAAGGTAAATTGTAGGACCATGGGAGAAAACGATCACGCGCGCCTTCTCGGCCCCGCCGAAATTAGGCATCTGGCAGAGAAGCTTGATGTCACACCAACAAAAAAATTGGGGCAGAACTTTGTGCATGATCCCAATACTGTTCGGATGATCGTTTCTGCAGCCGACCTTACTGCCGATGACCACGTTGTAGAGATTGGCCCTGGTCTAGGCTCGTTGACCTTGGCATTACTTGATACGGCACGTTCCGTGACCGCCGTGGAGATAGATCCGCGCTTGGCGGAACAACTTCCCACGACCGTGGCAGAACGCGCCCCGATGTTCGCAGATCGTCTTACCCTGGTGCACAAAGATGCTTTACAGATAACTCCAGAAGAGATCGATCAGCCTACAGCGTTGGTGGCAAACCTTCCTTATAACGTATCTGTACCGGTGCTGCTACATTTCTTGCAGATTTTTCCATCGATCCAGCGCGTATTAGTGATGGTTCAAGCGGAAGTCGCCGATCGCCTTGCAGCGCAGCCCGGCACCAAAGTGTATGGCGTTCCTAGCGTGAAAGCATCGTTCTATGGTGCTGTGCGGCGTGCCGGGTCAATCGGGAAAAACGTTTTTTGGCCGGCTCCCAAAATCGAATCCGGACTCGTGCGCATTGACGTTTTTGCTCAAGATGAGCAGCCTTGGCCGGTTGGCGATGAACTACGCTCGCAGGTTTTCCCGCTTATCGACGCCGCCTTCGCTCAGCGCCGCAAGACTTTGAGGGCTGCACTCAGCGGATACTACGGATCCGGGGTTGCAGCAGAACAAGCTCTCCTAGGCGCCGGGATTGACCCGACCCTGCGAGGAGAGAAGCTCGATGTAGCCGACTTTGTTCGCCTAGCGCAGCGTCGAGGGTAAGGAAACTCATGGTAGAAGAGAATTCTGAGCTCACATACGGCAGACGCCTCACAGCGACAGCGCACTCAAAAGTGAACCTGCACCTTGGCGTGGGGCCGCTGCGCCACGATGGTTATCACGAGCTTGTCACCATTTTTCAATCCTTAAGCCTTAAAGATGAGTTGGACTGTGTAGAGCTCCGAGGAACTGCCACCGATCAAACGCCTGGAATCGTAGCTGAGCTTGATGCCGGTGGAGCTGAAGGAGTTCCCACCGACGCCAGTAATCTTGCGTGGAAAGCTGCCAATATGGTCTATGCTTTCCATCGTTCTGGAGGCGGCCCACCTCTGAATAAAGTACGGATGCATTTAAAAAAGGGGATTCCTACTGCCGGCGGTATGGCAGGGGGGTCTGCAGACGCTGCCGCGGCGCTTCGGCTCATGCAGGAATACGTCACGGTAAAACCAACCGATAAGCAGTTGCTCGCCATGGCCAGCGCTTTAGGATCAGACGTTCCTTTTACTCTTTTAGGCGGCACACGACTAGGAACTGGGCGTGGAGAAAACCTGGTCCACGTTATGTCGCGAGGTCAGTACCATTGGGCATTGGCTTTTTCCGCGCAAGGCCTTAGTACCCCTGCGGTGTTTGCCAAACTAGACCAGATGCAACGCACGCCGCATCTGTCCGTAGATGACTTGACTGCAGCGTTGATCAGCGGAGATCCCTATCAGGTAGCTGAACATCTGCACAATGATATGCAGCCGGCAGCTCTTTCTCTCCAGCCAGGTTTACGAAAGACCTTGGAGATAGGTAAAGCCTCAGGTGCATTGGCAGGGATTGTTTCCGGATCCGGTCCCACCTGTGCCTTCCTTTGTTCGGACGCTCAAAGCGCCGAGGACGTAGCTGCAGAGCTGCGACTTGTGGGAGCATCCGCGACCGCAACTGGCCCAGCGCTAGGCGCTACCCTGTCCACCACAACGAGCCCATAGGAAAAGAAGACTAGTGGCAAACCTGATAAACCTGGAAAATGTCTCTAAATCGTTTGGACTTACCACTCTTCTCAAAGACGTGAGCCTGGGTATTCAAACCGGCGATCGCATCGGCGTTGTGGGCCTTAACGGCGGAGGAAAAACCACGCTGCTGGAAGTGATTACCGGAATTGAACCACCAGATTCTGGGCGTGTGAGCCACAATTCCACTTTGCGAATGGCAGTGGTGACACAGCGGGCTGAGCTGGATCCTGAAAAGACCGTAGGCGATGTGGTCCTTGGTCCGTTGGGACTCCAAACCTTTGAATGGGCCTCGAACGCTCAAGTCCGTGAAGTACTCGGTGGGATTGGGGTTATTGATTTAGGCCTTGATACCCCAGTAGGGCAACTATCAGGTGGCGAACGCCGTCGCGTTAATCTCGCAGCCGCACTCGTGCGTGACCTTGACCTTGTGGTGCTTGACGAGCCAACCAACCACCTAGACGTTGAGGGCGTTCAATGGTTGGCAGAACATCTCCTTGCACGAAAGATAGCCATCGTCGTGGTCACCCACGACCGTTGGTTCCTGGACACTCTTGCTACTCAGACATGGGAAGTACATGACGGAACTGTCGATTCCTACGAGGGCGGCTATAACGACTGGACCTTTGCGCGCGCAGAGCGTTCTCGTCAGGCTGATGCCATGGAGCAGCGGCGGCAGAACCTTGCTCGGAAGGAGCTTGCGTGGCTGCGTCGAGGAGCCCCGGCGCGCACGTCAAAGCCGCGATACCGGATTGAAGCAGCCGAAGCTTTGATCGCTAATGTTCCTGAGTTACGCAACAAGGTAGAGCTCATGGCGTTTTCTAAGCAGCGCCAAGGAAAAGTGGTTGTGGAGCTGGAGGATGCCACTATTGCGACGCCTGATGGCACAACATTGGTGCAGGATCTCACATGGCGACTCGCGCCGGGAGAACGCATTGGACTTGTGGGCGTCAATGGATCAGGGAAGACCACGTTGCTGAGGGCGCTAGCCGGAGCCTATGAGCTCAGTGAAGGCAAACGCATTGAGGGACGCACTGTTCGGCTCGGTTGGTTGAAACAGGAGCTGGATGACCTGGATCCCACCCTGCGTCTTCTTGATGCAGTGGAAGAAGTAGCTTCTTATATTCAATTGGGAAAGAAGGAGCTTTCGGCTTCTCAGCTAGCCGAGCGCCTAGGGTTTTCCGCTAAGCGGCAGCGAACACCGGTTGGTGATCTTTCTGGTGGTGAACGTCGTCGGTTGCAATTGACTCGAGTGCTCATGTCTGAGCCGAATCTCCTGCTTCTCGACGAGCCCACCAATGACTTGGACATCGATACGCTTCAGGAGCTTGAGTCGCTTCTTGACTCATGGGCGGGCACCCTTGTGGTGATCTCGCACGATCGATACCTTATCGAGCGCATTGCAGATTCCACGTGGGCACTTTTTGGTGACGGAAAACTCACTAATCTTCCGGGTGGGATTGAGGAGTACTTGGAACGTCGTCACGCTATGGCGGCTCGGGAGACTCGCGGTGCTGTGGACCTGGGAAGCGTATCTGCTGGTTCTCAAGAAAATAAGGCCGCTCCTACGCGCACGTTGACCTCTCAGCAGGAGCGGGAGATCAATAAGAAGATGGCGTCTGTTGAGCGGAAGATGGCCAAGCTTGATCCTCAGATTGAGAAGATCACAAACGCTATGGCGGTAGCCGCAGAAGCAGTGGACACCGCCAAGCTGACTGAACTTGATTCCCAGCTGCGGGCGCTCAATGAGCAGCGAGAAGAGCTGGAAATGGAATGGATGGAGCTTGGCGAGCAGCTGGAAGCATAGCGTGGAACTTTCTGCAGACACGTGATCTGATGGCTACACTGGGGCACCATGATTTTGATTAACGTGAAATTTAAGGTTCGCCCCGAATACGTGGATACTTTTCTTGATGAGATGCAGTGGTACACGGATGCGTGCCGAGCAGAAGAAGGAAACCTCTTTTTCGATTGGTTTAAAAACCCCGAGAAGGAAAATGAATTCTTGCTGGTAGAAGGATTCAAAGATGGCACCGACGTTGCTCACGTGGAGTCAGATGCTTTTAAGAAGGCTTGTGAGGAGACCCCTAAGTACCTCATCGAGACCCCGGACATTATCAATGTTCATATTGACGGCAAGA from Corynebacterium ulcerans carries:
- the rsmA gene encoding 16S rRNA (adenine(1518)-N(6)/adenine(1519)-N(6))-dimethyltransferase RsmA is translated as MGENDHARLLGPAEIRHLAEKLDVTPTKKLGQNFVHDPNTVRMIVSAADLTADDHVVEIGPGLGSLTLALLDTARSVTAVEIDPRLAEQLPTTVAERAPMFADRLTLVHKDALQITPEEIDQPTALVANLPYNVSVPVLLHFLQIFPSIQRVLVMVQAEVADRLAAQPGTKVYGVPSVKASFYGAVRRAGSIGKNVFWPAPKIESGLVRIDVFAQDEQPWPVGDELRSQVFPLIDAAFAQRRKTLRAALSGYYGSGVAAEQALLGAGIDPTLRGEKLDVADFVRLAQRRG
- a CDS encoding 4-(cytidine 5'-diphospho)-2-C-methyl-D-erythritol kinase, which translates into the protein MVEENSELTYGRRLTATAHSKVNLHLGVGPLRHDGYHELVTIFQSLSLKDELDCVELRGTATDQTPGIVAELDAGGAEGVPTDASNLAWKAANMVYAFHRSGGGPPLNKVRMHLKKGIPTAGGMAGGSADAAAALRLMQEYVTVKPTDKQLLAMASALGSDVPFTLLGGTRLGTGRGENLVHVMSRGQYHWALAFSAQGLSTPAVFAKLDQMQRTPHLSVDDLTAALISGDPYQVAEHLHNDMQPAALSLQPGLRKTLEIGKASGALAGIVSGSGPTCAFLCSDAQSAEDVAAELRLVGASATATGPALGATLSTTTSP
- a CDS encoding putative quinol monooxygenase, producing MILINVKFKVRPEYVDTFLDEMQWYTDACRAEEGNLFFDWFKNPEKENEFLLVEGFKDGTDVAHVESDAFKKACEETPKYLIETPDIINVHIDGKTEWDKMAEFRVE
- a CDS encoding resuscitation-promoting factor, whose amino-acid sequence is MGTRQKSRINRVNSSRSIPLRLATGGVLASLAVGGVAVTQVKKDITVDVNGEQLSLATMSDTVEEALSKAGVTVGDKDIVYPGLTEKISNQDTITVRTSKQVSVAIDGVEKDLTTNATTVEELFEQLDGVNATLSAAALNMDKDSKIPREGLSLDVVTPKIISVTDAGKTVFTQIAAATVKDVLAERGIKVDSDDIVTPALDAPVTKNMDVKIDRVDIQEVVANEPFGEPANYVDDAELPEGEEAEVSAGTPGERTVTRKVTKVNGEETANEVIDEKVITPAVAATIKRGTKKAASAPAVANGSVWDQLAQCESTGNWAINTGNGFSGGLQFTDSTWAGFGGTAYAPRAHLATREQQIAVAQKVQAAQGWGAWPACTSKMGLR
- a CDS encoding ABC-F family ATP-binding cassette domain-containing protein; translation: MANLINLENVSKSFGLTTLLKDVSLGIQTGDRIGVVGLNGGGKTTLLEVITGIEPPDSGRVSHNSTLRMAVVTQRAELDPEKTVGDVVLGPLGLQTFEWASNAQVREVLGGIGVIDLGLDTPVGQLSGGERRRVNLAAALVRDLDLVVLDEPTNHLDVEGVQWLAEHLLARKIAIVVVTHDRWFLDTLATQTWEVHDGTVDSYEGGYNDWTFARAERSRQADAMEQRRQNLARKELAWLRRGAPARTSKPRYRIEAAEALIANVPELRNKVELMAFSKQRQGKVVVELEDATIATPDGTTLVQDLTWRLAPGERIGLVGVNGSGKTTLLRALAGAYELSEGKRIEGRTVRLGWLKQELDDLDPTLRLLDAVEEVASYIQLGKKELSASQLAERLGFSAKRQRTPVGDLSGGERRRLQLTRVLMSEPNLLLLDEPTNDLDIDTLQELESLLDSWAGTLVVISHDRYLIERIADSTWALFGDGKLTNLPGGIEEYLERRHAMAARETRGAVDLGSVSAGSQENKAAPTRTLTSQQEREINKKMASVERKMAKLDPQIEKITNAMAVAAEAVDTAKLTELDSQLRALNEQREELEMEWMELGEQLEA